One region of Rana temporaria chromosome 9, aRanTem1.1, whole genome shotgun sequence genomic DNA includes:
- the ZBTB43 gene encoding zinc finger and BTB domain-containing protein 43 → MEPGLSSFRVEFPDFSSTILQKLNQQRQLGQLCDISIVVQGHLFRAHKAVLAASSPYFCDQVLLKNSRRVVLPEVMNPRVFENILLSTYTGRLALPANEIVSYLTAASFLQMWHVVDKCTELLESNPTLLCQKSTLSNDRQSPSSSNYNGINETFDLGTSSQADYRKAVEIRDVEHEEESPKDDEMSSQLTEHEYLPSNSSTEHDQLSTEMTSQDGEEGASDSADYHYSRPLYIKPSIMSHKRWIQVKPERFEQDCEGVVVHPPFEDHVSESLNPGPAEHPIQSSAVIDSFDFCNKKSIEPEVHSDNSHYDEHVDFYGASMEEFSGEQEEHLEGHRADNASAGFGEGMDVPAGIKEESSSSGFTAVVYKLYPCQCGKSFTHKSQRDRHMSMHLGLRPYGCGVCGKKFKMKHHLVGHMKIHTGIKPYECNICGKRFMWRDSFHRHVTSCSKSYHASKGEPAPADN, encoded by the coding sequence ATGGAACCTGGACTGAGCTCTTTTCGTGTGGAATTTCCAGACTTCTCAAGCACTATCCTGCAGAAGTTAAACCAGCAGCGCCAACTGGGTCAGCTATGCGACATCTCCATCGTGGTACAAGGCCACCTCTTCCGGGCACACAAAGCTGTCCTGGCTGCCAGCTCACCATACTTCTGTGATCAGGTTCTACTCAAAAATAGCCGCAGAGTCGTCCTTCCTGAAGTCATGAACCCAAGAGTGTTTGAAAACATTCTCTTGTCAACTTACACCGGAAGATTGGCTCTGCCAGCTAATGAGATTGTTAGTTACCTTACAGCAGCAAGCTTTCTTCAGATGTGGCACGTTGTTGACAAGTGTACGGAACTCCTAGAAAGCAATCCAACTCTCCTGTGTCAAAAATCCACCCTCAGCAATGACCGCCAATCTCCCAGCAGCAGCAACTATAATGGCATAAATGAAACTTTTGATTTGGGGACGAGTAGTCAAGCAGATTACAGAAAGGCTGTAGAGATACGAGATGTTGAGCATGAGGAAGAGAGCCCAAAAGATGATGAAATGTCCTCTCAGCTTACTGAACATGAATATCTGCCTAGCAACTCTTCCACAGAACATGATCAACTAAGTACAGAGATGACAAGTCAAGATGGAGAGGAAGGGGCCAGTGATAGCGCAGATTATCATTACTCCCGTCCATTGTATATAAAGCCCAGTATCATGTCCCACAAAAGATGGATCCAAGTGAAGCCGGAAAGGTTTGAGCAGGATTGTGAAGGTGTTGTAGTTCACCCACCTTTTGAAGACCATGTCTCAGAATCCCTAAACCCAGGGCCAGCAGAGCATCCAATTCAGTCTTCGGCGGTTATAGACAGTTTTGATTTCTGCAACAAGAAATCAATAGAGCCAGAAGTACACAGCGACAACAGTCATTATGACGAGCATGTTGACTTCTATGGCGCTTCAATGGAAGAGTTTTCAGGAGAGCAGGAAGAACATCTCGAAGGCCACAGAGCAGATAATGCCTCTGCTGGGTTTGGGGAAGGTATGGACGTTCCTGCCGGTATTAAAGAAGAAAGCTCATCCTCAGGTTTTACTGCTGTGGTGTATAAACTCTACCCATGCCAGTGTGGGAAAAGCTTTACGCATAAGAGCCAGAGGGACAGACACATGAGTATGCATCTGGGTTTACGACCTTATGGGTGTGGggtctgtggaaaaaagtttaaaatgaaGCATCATCTGGTTGGTCACATGAAAATCCACACAGGAATTAAGCCTTATGAGTGTAATATTTGTGGCAAGCGGTTTATGTGGAGAGACAGTTTCCACCGGCATGTCACTTCATGTTCCAAGTCCTACCATGCCTCAAAAGGCGAGCCTGCCCCGGCTGACAACTAA